The following are encoded together in the Vigna angularis cultivar LongXiaoDou No.4 chromosome 9, ASM1680809v1, whole genome shotgun sequence genome:
- the LOC108347468 gene encoding probable polygalacturonase At3g15720 isoform X2 produces the protein MQILISCTLILALISPCFGSNDASYNVMNFSAVGDGKTDDSAAFSKAWESSCGAEGTPTLLIPTNYVFLLSALILKGPCKATTILIKLEGKIVAPTKYSWVGDNKESLIAITKVDRLTVDGTGGLIDGFGSSWWPCKSCPRPSILTFKYCNNLTVHDFTVTNSPKSHIHVHGCENVTFSRINVTAPADSPNTDGIDVTFSKNVLIQDSSMQTGDDCIAISGGSSLVNVTGIACGPGHGISLGKRNDTVEGVHVRNCSLTKTKYGARIKTFPVGIGCAKQITFEEITLVETRYPIFIDKNYGSYRSTDEEVEVSGVTFRGFQGTSFDGKAITFDCGQSGCYNIVLDQIDIVSSLPAKPACCSCNNAHGTVTSTVPNCSCLLP, from the exons atgCAAATCCTAATCAGTTGCACTTTGATTCTTGCTTTAATTTCACCATGTTTTGGAAGCAATGACGCATCTTATAATGTGATGAATTTTAGTGCTGTGGGAGATGGCAAAACAGATGATTCAGCA GCATTTTCGAAAGCATGGGAAAGTAGCTGTGGAGCAGAAGGGACGCCAACTTTACTAATTCCAACAAACTATGTATTCTTGTTGTCTGCCCTAATTCTAAAGGGTCCTTGCAAGGCCACGACTATTCTAATTAAG CTTGAAGGGAAAATAGTTGCACCTACGAAGTATTCATGGGTAGGTGATAATAAGGAGAGTTTGATCGCCATCACAAAGGTGGACAGACTGACAGTGGACGGAACCGGAGGATTGATAGACGGGTTTGGTTCTTCTTGGTGGCCATGCAAAAGTTGTCCACGACCATCA ATTCTTACTTTCAAATATTGCAATAATCTTACTGTTCATGACTTCACCGTCACCAACAGTCCAAAATCTCACATACACGTACATGGCTGTGAGAATGTTACGTTTTCTCGTATCAATGTCACTGCTCCTGCTGACAGCCCCAACACCGATGGTATTGACGTTACTTTTTCCAAAAACGTCTTGATTCAGGATTCCTCTATGCAAACTG GTGATGATTGTATTGCCATTAGTGGTGGCTCCTCTTTAGTCAATGTTACTGGGATTGCTTGTGGACCAGGCCATGGAATAAg CCTAGGAAAAAGGAATGACACAGTGGAAGGAGTACATGTACGAAATTGTAGCTTGACAAAAACTAAATATGGAGCAAGAATCAAAACGTTTCCG GTTGGAATTGGTTGTGCAAAGCAAATCACTTTTGAGGAAATAACGTTGGTAGAAACCCGTTACccaatatttattgataaaaactATGGCAGTTATCGTTCAACG GatgaagaagtagaagtgaGTGGGGTGACATTCAGAGGGTTTCAAGGAACATCCTTTGATGGCAAAGCTATAACCTTTGACTGTGGACAATCAGGTTGCTACAACATCGTATTGGATCAAATAGACATTGTTTCTTCTCTACCAGCAAAGCCAGCCTGTTGTTCTTGCAATAATGCCCATGGAACAGTTACATCTACTGTTCCAAATTGTTCTTGTTTATTGCCatga
- the LOC108347468 gene encoding probable polygalacturonase At3g15720 isoform X1, whose translation MQILISCTLILALISPCFGSNDASYNVMNFSAVGDGKTDDSAAFSKAWESSCGAEGTPTLLIPTNYVFLLSALILKGPCKATTILIKLEGKIVAPTKYSWVGDNKESLIAITKVDRLTVDGTGGLIDGFGSSWWPCKSCPRPSILTFKYCNNLTVHDFTVTNSPKSHIHVHGCENVTFSRINVTAPADSPNTDGIDVTFSKNVLIQDSSMQTGDDCIAISGGSSLVNVTGIACGPGHGISIGSLGKRNDTVEGVHVRNCSLTKTKYGARIKTFPVGIGCAKQITFEEITLVETRYPIFIDKNYGSYRSTDEEVEVSGVTFRGFQGTSFDGKAITFDCGQSGCYNIVLDQIDIVSSLPAKPACCSCNNAHGTVTSTVPNCSCLLP comes from the exons atgCAAATCCTAATCAGTTGCACTTTGATTCTTGCTTTAATTTCACCATGTTTTGGAAGCAATGACGCATCTTATAATGTGATGAATTTTAGTGCTGTGGGAGATGGCAAAACAGATGATTCAGCA GCATTTTCGAAAGCATGGGAAAGTAGCTGTGGAGCAGAAGGGACGCCAACTTTACTAATTCCAACAAACTATGTATTCTTGTTGTCTGCCCTAATTCTAAAGGGTCCTTGCAAGGCCACGACTATTCTAATTAAG CTTGAAGGGAAAATAGTTGCACCTACGAAGTATTCATGGGTAGGTGATAATAAGGAGAGTTTGATCGCCATCACAAAGGTGGACAGACTGACAGTGGACGGAACCGGAGGATTGATAGACGGGTTTGGTTCTTCTTGGTGGCCATGCAAAAGTTGTCCACGACCATCA ATTCTTACTTTCAAATATTGCAATAATCTTACTGTTCATGACTTCACCGTCACCAACAGTCCAAAATCTCACATACACGTACATGGCTGTGAGAATGTTACGTTTTCTCGTATCAATGTCACTGCTCCTGCTGACAGCCCCAACACCGATGGTATTGACGTTACTTTTTCCAAAAACGTCTTGATTCAGGATTCCTCTATGCAAACTG GTGATGATTGTATTGCCATTAGTGGTGGCTCCTCTTTAGTCAATGTTACTGGGATTGCTTGTGGACCAGGCCATGGAATAAg CATTGGTAGCCTAGGAAAAAGGAATGACACAGTGGAAGGAGTACATGTACGAAATTGTAGCTTGACAAAAACTAAATATGGAGCAAGAATCAAAACGTTTCCG GTTGGAATTGGTTGTGCAAAGCAAATCACTTTTGAGGAAATAACGTTGGTAGAAACCCGTTACccaatatttattgataaaaactATGGCAGTTATCGTTCAACG GatgaagaagtagaagtgaGTGGGGTGACATTCAGAGGGTTTCAAGGAACATCCTTTGATGGCAAAGCTATAACCTTTGACTGTGGACAATCAGGTTGCTACAACATCGTATTGGATCAAATAGACATTGTTTCTTCTCTACCAGCAAAGCCAGCCTGTTGTTCTTGCAATAATGCCCATGGAACAGTTACATCTACTGTTCCAAATTGTTCTTGTTTATTGCCatga
- the LOC108347469 gene encoding putative disease resistance RPP13-like protein 1, translating to MPVLETLGGALFGAVLQVLFDKLDSHQVLGFFRGRNLDEKLLKKLKRKLMDVNSVIDDAEQKQFTNSLVKDWLDEVRDVLYDAEDLLEQIDYEFSKTKLEAEFQTSSSKVHNFESKIIALLDDVESLFNQNIVKDLKIYTGVRSGLGNKVAEKKVESTSLVAEEVIYGRNEDKEIIFTWLRSDTNDNKLSILSIVGMGGMGKTTLAQHVYNDPKTEEAKFDEKAWVCVSDAFDVLRVSKAIIGAFTNSRDDSGDLEMVHGKLKKRLSEKKFLLVLDDVWNEDRNQWKALQTPLTFGAKGSKILVTTRSHKVASIMQSTYILQLKQLGEDHSWQTFAKHAFQDENCKLNSELKKIGMKIVEKCQGLPLALETIGCLLRSKSSVSEWEGVLTNEIWGLPIEDSKIVPTLLLSYYRLPSHLKRCFAYCALFPKDHRFDKESLILLWMAQNFLHCSQQSKSPEEVGEDYFNDLVSRSFFKQITWDQEIYFVMHDLLNDLAKYVSGEICHRLGVDDEKRVSRKTRHISYVSDPIQDYTSLRDATWLRTFITFGWRRELPIEELIPNFKFIRVLSLRLCFEVPDTIGDLIHLRSLDFSGSAIRRLPDSICSLYNLQELKLNNCIELKELPLTLHELTNLRRLELMGTTLTKGPIGLGKLKNLHVWINNFAVGKSSEFSIQQLGELHFHGEQLSIQNLENISNPYETNLKNETHIVTLSLQWNLARNNDDSVKEREVLENLQPSIHLKHLSIDGYGGTQFPRWLSNNSLSNVVSLTLNNCKHCLRLPCLGLLTFLKDLRIDGLDWIGRIDADFYGDSSSAFASLKRLSFIDMKEWEEWQCVTGAFPSLKSLFLANCPKLKELPNILCHLKKFIIHECGQLGAPITRAVEIQCVNTRPNIFDTLEYLPFSFGPGISIPISNWYHSLVELNIRDDCDSLTTFPLDLFPKLRDLYLLKCRNLQMISQGHPHNRLKNLFIEKCSEFESFPNEGLFAPQLVSLIIAGLEKLKSMPKCMSALLPSLNNLYISNCPALELSEECLPSNVKEMFVENCSKVLASLKGAWGTNPSLKVLNIGKVDLECFPGEGLLPLSLGRLVIHDCPNLKKLDYRGLCHLSSLQTLILRNCPVLQCLPEEGLPKSISELKMSGCLLLKQRCQKQ from the coding sequence ATGCCTGTCCTTGAAACACTTGGTGGTGCTCTTTTTGGTGCTGTTCTTCAGGTGCTATTTGACAAGCTGGATTCTCATCAAGTTCTCGGCTTCTTTCGTGGGAGAAATCTTGATGAGAAGCTACTGAAAAAGTTGAAGAGGAAGCTGATGGACGTCAATTCTGTGATAGATGATGCAGAACAAAAGCAGTTCACTAATTCATTGGTCAAAGATTGGCTTGATGAGGTTAGAGACGTCTTGTATGATGCAGAGGATCTGCTCGAGCAAATAGACTATGAATTCTCCAAGACAAAATTGGAAGCTGAATTCCAAACCAGCTCTAGCAAGGTACACAATTTTGAATCCAAGATCATAGCACTCCTAGATGATGTAGAATCTCTTTTTAACCAAAACATTGTTAAAGATCTCAAAATTTATACTGGCGTTAGATCTGGGTTGGGTAATAAGGTGGCGGAGAAAAAAGTTGAGTCAACGTCGTTGGTGGCTGAAGAGGTTATTTATGGCAGAAATGAGGACAAAGAAATTATCTTTACTTGGCTGAGATCTGACACTAATGATAATAAGCTGTCTATACTTTCTATTGTGGGTATGGGTGGGATGGGTAAGACCACACTTGCTCAACATGTATACAATGATCCAAAGACAGAGGAAGCTAAATTTGATGAAAAGGCTTGGGTTTGCGTTTCTGATGCATTTGATGTTTTGAGAGTATCCAAAGCAATTATTGGAGCTTTCACTAACTCAAGAGATGACAGTGGAGACCTAGAAATGGTTCatggaaaattgaaaaaaaggtTGTCTGAAAAGAAGTTTCTTCTGGTTCTGGATGATGTTTGGAACGAAGACCGAAATCAATGGAAAGCATTACAAACTCCTCTTACGTTTGGAGCTAAAGGAAGTAAAATTCTAGTCACAACACGCAGTCACAAAGTTGCTTCTATCATGCAGTCAACCTACATACTCCAACTAAAGCAATTAGGTGAAGATCACAGCTGGCAAACTTTTGCTAAACATGCATTCCAAGACGAAAACTGTAAGTTGAATTCTGAGTTAAAGAAGATTGGCATGAAGATAGTTGAAAAGTGCCAAGGATTACCTCTGGCCCTTGAAACAATAGGATGTCTTTTACGGTCAAAGTCATCTGTTTCAGAGTGGGAAGGTGTATTGACAAACGAGATATGGGGCTTACCAATAGAAGATAGTAAAATCGTTCCTACTTTGTTGTTGAGCTATTACCGTCTTCCTTCTCATCTCAAGAGATGTTTTGCTTATTGTGCATTATTCCCCAAAGACCATAGGTTTGACAAAGAGAGCTTAATTTTGTTATGGATGGCTCAAAATTTTCTACATTGCTCTCAACAAAGCAAGTCTCCAGAAGAAGTAGGTGAAGACTACTTCAATGATCTAGTATCAAGGTCATTCTTTAAACAAATAACTTGGGACCAGGAAATATATTTTGTCATGCACGACCTTCTGAATGATTTAGCAAAATATGTTTCAGGTGAAATCTGCCACAGGTTAGGTGTTGATGATGAAAAAAGAGTATCAAGGAAAACCCGTCATATATCATATGTAAGCGATCCTATTCAAGATTATACGAGTTTACGTGATGCTACATGGTTACGAACATTTATAACTTTTGGGTGGCGTCGTGAGCTGCCAATAGAAGAGTTAATCCCCAACTTTAAGTTCATACGGGTCTTATCATTGAGGTTGTGTTTTGAGGTGCCTGACACAATAGGCGATCTTATACATCTCCGTTCGTTGGATTTTTCGGGTAGCGCCATACGCAGACTTCCTGACTCAATCTGTTCACTCTATAACTTGCAAGAATTGAAACTAAATAATTGTATCGAATTGAAGGAGTTGCCCTTGACTTTGCATGAGCTTACCAATTTGCGCCGCCTAGAACTTATGGGAACTACTTTAACGAAGGGTCCAATCGGTTTAGGAAAGTTGAAGAATCTTCACGTGTGGATAAACAATTTTGCGGTTGGAAAAAGTAGTGAGTTCAGTATTCAACAGTTAGGAGAACTTCATTTTCATGGAGAGCAGCTGTCAATTCAAAATCTTGAAAATATCTCAAATCCGTATGAGACGAATTTGAAGAATGAAACACATATTGTGACGCTGAGCTTACAATGGAATTTAGCGCGGAACAATGACGATTCggtaaaagaaagagaagtacTTGAGAATCTGCAACCTTCCATACATTTGAAGCACTTATCAATCGATGGCTATGGTGGCACACAATTTCCCCGTTGGTTATCCAATAATTCTCTATCGAATGTGGTGTCCTTAACCTTGAATAACTGTAAACATTGCCTACGGTTGCCTTGCCTTGGACTTTTGACATTTCTGAAGGACTTGAGAATTGATGGCCTTGATTGGATAGGAAGGATAGATGCTGATTTCTACGGGGATAGCTCTTCTGCATTTGCATCCTTGAAAAGGTTGAGCTTTATTGATATGAAGGAATGGGAAGAATGGCAGTGCGTGACGGGTGCTTTTCCAAGTCTTAAAAGTCTTTTTCTGGCGAATTGTCCCAAGCTGAAAGAATTGCCAAACATACTTTGtcatttaaagaaatttattatacACGAATGCGGCCAACTTGGGGCTCCGATCACCAGGGCCGTCGAGATTCAATGTGTGAATACGAGGCCAAACATATTTGATACCCTTGAATACTTGCCTTTTTCTTTTGGTCCAGGCATCAGTATTCCCATTAGCAATTGGTACCATTCCCTTGTAGAATTGAATATCAGAGATGATTGTGACTCTCTCACTACCTTTCCTTTAGATTTGTTCCCAAAACTCCGCGACCTTTATTTACTCAAGTGTCGCAATCTACAGATGATATCGCAGGGGCACCCTCACAATCGTTTGAAGAATTTGTTCATTGAAAAATGCTCTGAATTTGAATCATTTCCCAATGAAGGATTATTTGCACCTCAGCTAGTGTCATTGATTATTGCAGGATTGGAGAAATTGAAGTCAATGCCTAAATGCATGTCTGCCCTTCTTCCATCTCTTAATAATCTGTACATAAGCAATTGTCCAGCGCTGGAGTTGTCCGAGGAATGTTTGCCATCAAATGTAAAAGAAATGTTTGTCGAGAATTGCTCCAAAGTTCTGGCCTCCCTAAAGGGCGCTTGGGGAACCAACCCTTCCTTAAAAGTCTTGAACATTGGCAAGGTGGATTTGGAGTGTTTTCCGGGTGAAGGTTTGCTCCCACTTTCTCTTGGTCGTCTAGTAATACATGATTGTCCAAATCTTAAGAAACTGGACTACAGGGGTCTCTGTCACCTCTCCTCTCTTCAGACATTGATTCTTCGTAACTGTCCTGTACTCCAATGCTTGCCAGAGGAGGGTCTACCAAAATCCATTTCAGAACTCAAAATGTCTGGTTGTTTATTGCTCAAACAGCGGTGCCAGAAACAATAA